In Vigna radiata var. radiata cultivar VC1973A unplaced genomic scaffold, Vradiata_ver6 scaffold_352, whole genome shotgun sequence, a genomic segment contains:
- the LOC106779182 gene encoding neurofilament light polypeptide — protein MDQVKSLKIKSFIQSTELHHHVIKLIQLLLSLSVFSFFVSPSSLLAFLYHFNLYFSTFSLQLFTHTIDKNCMFLLCNGLLVFVGITKSLSGSTSIIPDKYVEGGSQSSYSDVEANEPIMLVQKTHHEPEEQKIEAEHAIEIKFSVEEGEQNIVSEGEEEGKKNIESALKEEDEPNAETGAEDEEKESEIGEFLIGESVEEEDAVEEEANWVLSTEELNKKFDDFIRKMKEDLRIEAQRQLLMV, from the coding sequence ATGGATCAAGTTAAGTCCCtcaaaataaaatctttcaTTCAAAGCACAGAACTCCATCACCATGTAATCAAGCTTATCCAATTGTTACTCTCATTGTCtgtgttttctttcttcgtttctCCATCTTCCTTGCTTGCTTTCCTCTACCACTTCAACCTCTACTTCTCCACATTTTCTTTGCAACTATTTACTCACACCATAGACAAGAACTGCATGTTTCTACTATGCAACGGCCTCCTTGTGTTCGTTGGCATAACTAAATCTTTGTCTGGGTCTACCAGTATTATTCCTGATAAGTATGTTGAAGGTGGATCACAATCTTCATACTCCGATGTTGAGGCTAATGAGCCAATAATGTTGGTGCAGAAAACTCATCATGAACCTGAAGAACAGAAGATAGAAGCAGAACATGCAATAGAAATCAAGTTTTCTGTTGAAGAAGGTGAACAAAACATAGTTTCGgaaggtgaagaagaaggaaaaaagaatatTGAATCAGCTTTGAAGGAAGAGGATGAACCAAATGCAGAAACTGGAgctgaagatgaagaaaaggaaTCAGAGATTGGTGAGTTTCTGATAGGAGAAAgtgttgaagaagaagatgctGTGGAAGAAGAAGCAAATTGGGTGCTAAGTACTGAGGAGTTGAACAAGAAGTTTGATGATTTCATTAGAAAGATGAAGGAAGATTTGAGGATTGAAGCTCAGAGACAATTACTCATGGTTTGA